The genome window ATATAGAAGAGTTTAATTTGGCATTAAATTATCTAAAATTAATCGATAAAGAGCATAATTATAACCGCGATATATGTTATCAGGAAGAATTTAATCTATTGAGTTTATTAGGGCTGAAGCAAATAACGGCCGATGATCCAACCATTTTTGAGCACATTAATTTCTGCTATAAAAATAATGAATTTATAATGGGTAATAGCTTATTATTAGAGCAAGCAAGGTATTTAAACCAAGAGCAAAAACACGCACAAGCCATTGAGGTGTTAACAGCTCAGAAAACACAAATTTTGGCGAACAAATTTACGCCTCATTATCAAATGTTATTTAGCCAATTATCCAGCGCTTACCTGGGGCTTTCGCAACTTGAACTTGCTAAAGAATACGGCGAGAAAGCATTGGCGCAAGTTAAAGATAATGATCATTCAAAATGGGCGCTGCAAATTTACCAAATACTCGCCAACATTGCCAAGCAACAGGCTGATTTTGAGCTAGCGATAGATTACTTACTGCGCTACGAAAAAATTCAACGAACAATTAACTCTATTGAACAGCAAAAAGCCTATGCTCGGGCGCAAATAGATCATACACGTTTTAATAAAGTACAATACAAGCACAAACTCGTTAAGGAAAAAATCCAAGCAGAACAAAAACATAACAATGCCTTTAGCGAAATGTTAAGTTATATAAACAAGTTTGAAAATGCCCGGGTGTTACTTGCTATACAAATATGTGGCATATTATTGTTGGGAGCAGGTATATTATATATTCGTCATTTACAAATAGTTGAAAATGAAAAAAACCGTCATGATCCATTAACCAAGTTATTTAATCGCAATCGCTTTATTGATTTAGCGGCAACCACTGTTTACCAACATAAAAAATGGCAAATGGACTTAAGCTTACTAGTGGTTAACATTGATAATTTTAGAGGCTTTAATCAACAACACAGTTATAACAAAGGCGACCAATTATTAACGCTAATTGCGCAAATTTTACATAATTACGTGCGCATTGATGAGCATATAGCGCGTACCGGCGCCGATGAATTTAGTTTATTGCTACCTAAATTCAACGTCAAACAAGCATCACAGATTGCACAAAACATTCACCTTGAAATGGCAAAGGTCAGTAATGAGTTGCAGCTAGAAGATGAAGAGATAACTGTTAGCATAGGTATAAGTGACGCTGAATTAAGCGAGTTTTCATTGAAGTATCTAATCGCTGACAGCTCAAAGGCATTGCGCAAGGCGAAAGCTGATGACGGCAATACCAGCTGCTGTTTTGAAAGCTCAATGACCGATCGTGAAAAATATAAAATTGACGATAACGGCTTAAAGTATTTTTTTGAATAATGGATAAACATTTAGATGATTAAACCCAACTGTTATTTGCTTAAACAGTTTAAAGCGTTTAGCAAATATGTATGCTCGGTATTAACTATATTGGTACTTATACCTGTATTTAGTCACCTATCGTATGCTACAGAGAACCTTACAGCTATTGGTGATTTATCTACTGATGAGTTGATAAGCAAAGCAATAAAGGTAAAAAGCAGCGATTTAGAGTTGAATCAAACGATTATAAATGCACTAAAAATACGCAGTTACAATATGAACTGGCAACAACAAGATCAATATGAGTATTTGATCGCTTATGAACAAATTTTATTAGGAAATTATCAACAGGCCATTAAACTTAGCAGAGCAAATATAAATTCCAGAAACATTAACTTTAAGCTTAGGGCGTATAATACCATCCTGTTTTTAAATGTATTGCTTGGCCAATATTTAGATGCTGCAGAAAATATAAAGCCGGTTTTAGCCGCGTTAAAATCCCCGCAGTTAGATACTGAAACATTCATTAACACCTACACTACGCTAGCCTATTTTTATAATCAGTTAGATGAACCACAACAGGCGCTAGAGTTTGTAGAACACGTAGTTGTTAGTGACGATATGCATATAAGCGACAGACAGCAATGCTTTTTGGGTATGCAGCATATTTATGCATTGCAAGGACTGAAAAAATTACAGAATAATGCCAGCCTCATCGACCAATATTATGATGTTTGCCATAATATTAATGAAAAACTGATTGCTGATCAGATTGTTTCAGCCCATGCATTCGCACAGCTTAATAATAACCTGCCCGATAAGGCATTAAAATTGTTGCTAGGCAATTATCAACATGTACTAAATCAGAATTATCCGCAGAATCACATGCGTTTTAACAGCTATCTAGCCAAAGCCTATCTACAACTGAATAACGTTAGCGAAGCAGGTGAATATGCCGATAAAGCATTAGCGCTGGCAAGTGAGCACCCGTATCATCCTACATTAATGTTCGCTTATGAGGCTAAATATGAATTGGCCAAATTTAATCAAGATAAACAAGCTGAATTTAGCTCACTACGCAGTAAAATTAACTTACAGCATGAGCTGGCGCTAAAAAGCAAAGAAAAATCTTTAGCGTTGAACAGTCTAAAGTATGATTTAAAAGAGATTGAAGGTGAACTGCTAGGTTATAAAACAGCAATAAATAATGAATTAGAACAAGAGCAAATAAAAATTGGTAACAACAGCGTGTTCGCCAACTTTTTAATCAGTAACAGGCTCATTCAATTGGTATTGTTCGGCTCTATTATCTGGTTGATCA of Thalassotalea fonticola contains these proteins:
- a CDS encoding GGDEF domain-containing protein; the protein is MTIKLAQCFGFCFFLLVGFGLISIPAQANSLTGTEIDKLISQAIAVRSSDSKIFNQNLDLLTEQKALLSPAQNEEYLYLQAYKLGIEGNFKQSIIAHKKVEHSKNINVRVRSLKTQLNLQFLANNFAESNALVNKLLIELPTLTNGSLRNDILETIAFYYNHIEEFNLALNYLKLIDKEHNYNRDICYQEEFNLLSLLGLKQITADDPTIFEHINFCYKNNEFIMGNSLLLEQARYLNQEQKHAQAIEVLTAQKTQILANKFTPHYQMLFSQLSSAYLGLSQLELAKEYGEKALAQVKDNDHSKWALQIYQILANIAKQQADFELAIDYLLRYEKIQRTINSIEQQKAYARAQIDHTRFNKVQYKHKLVKEKIQAEQKHNNAFSEMLSYINKFENARVLLAIQICGILLLGAGILYIRHLQIVENEKNRHDPLTKLFNRNRFIDLAATTVYQHKKWQMDLSLLVVNIDNFRGFNQQHSYNKGDQLLTLIAQILHNYVRIDEHIARTGADEFSLLLPKFNVKQASQIAQNIHLEMAKVSNELQLEDEEITVSIGISDAELSEFSLKYLIADSSKALRKAKADDGNTSCCFESSMTDREKYKIDDNGLKYFFE
- a CDS encoding GGDEF domain-containing protein, with protein sequence MIKPNCYLLKQFKAFSKYVCSVLTILVLIPVFSHLSYATENLTAIGDLSTDELISKAIKVKSSDLELNQTIINALKIRSYNMNWQQQDQYEYLIAYEQILLGNYQQAIKLSRANINSRNINFKLRAYNTILFLNVLLGQYLDAAENIKPVLAALKSPQLDTETFINTYTTLAYFYNQLDEPQQALEFVEHVVVSDDMHISDRQQCFLGMQHIYALQGLKKLQNNASLIDQYYDVCHNINEKLIADQIVSAHAFAQLNNNLPDKALKLLLGNYQHVLNQNYPQNHMRFNSYLAKAYLQLNNVSEAGEYADKALALASEHPYHPTLMFAYEAKYELAKFNQDKQAEFSSLRSKINLQHELALKSKEKSLALNSLKYDLKEIEGELLGYKTAINNELEQEQIKIGNNSVFANFLISNRLIQLVLFGSIIWLIRANFINWKIKQQIVADLVFDKSTHCLHRHAFLQQAKQLLTQAKQDSQPYSLVIMNIDNLREVNEIQGNDRSDRLINLVLNLHNQIFTEAGLVGRLGGDEFGFLLKDCAMKRAIELCEEYRLAINFLDTKQICYQFDVTASFGVSDTHISGYSMMKLLANTEQALKQAKDEFKNCTCGFESDTVIAR